The following proteins come from a genomic window of Pyxidicoccus sp. MSG2:
- a CDS encoding DUF2135 domain-containing protein codes for MLPVILAVLLSQAAPAAAPNPRQQGVPIGKGKTLPTVRLTAPSGGWTVDRMMLVEGTISDTTIDPVVVSINGDRYLMRTYGGRFSRKFPAASGKNIVTVMATNQAGTARTQATSYAQIPPVPFKVVLTSDTDGVYTDLHIYEPTDSSEAGDQLKVTEMAHVYWADTASPSGGTFFLNEQGGDFDQPAYGPYLYIHRAPPQGVYLVATNYWPSGDKAHTVATLNLALFEGTPNEIRRMVRIPLATPGTTRVLAWVNVLGDGQAEVYVPAQDPKPKHAAWPTNLAEALKELQASGDSGEGEGG; via the coding sequence ATGCTTCCCGTCATCCTGGCCGTGCTCCTGTCGCAGGCAGCGCCCGCCGCCGCCCCCAACCCGCGCCAGCAGGGCGTGCCCATTGGCAAGGGCAAGACGCTGCCCACCGTCCGCCTCACCGCGCCTTCGGGCGGGTGGACGGTGGACCGGATGATGCTCGTCGAGGGCACCATCAGCGACACCACCATCGACCCCGTGGTGGTCTCCATCAACGGCGACCGCTACCTCATGCGCACCTACGGCGGTCGCTTCAGCCGCAAGTTCCCCGCCGCCAGCGGGAAGAACATCGTCACGGTGATGGCCACCAACCAGGCCGGCACCGCGCGCACGCAGGCCACCAGCTACGCGCAGATTCCGCCCGTCCCCTTCAAGGTCGTCCTCACCAGCGACACCGACGGCGTCTACACCGACCTGCACATCTACGAGCCCACCGACTCCAGCGAGGCCGGCGACCAGCTCAAGGTGACGGAGATGGCCCACGTGTACTGGGCCGACACCGCCAGCCCCTCCGGCGGCACCTTCTTCCTCAACGAGCAGGGCGGCGACTTCGACCAGCCCGCCTACGGCCCGTACCTCTACATCCACCGCGCGCCGCCCCAGGGCGTGTACCTCGTGGCCACCAACTACTGGCCCAGCGGTGACAAGGCCCACACCGTGGCCACCCTCAACCTGGCGCTCTTCGAGGGCACGCCCAACGAAATCCGCCGCATGGTGCGCATCCCCCTCGCCACGCCCGGCACCACTCGCGTGCTGGCCTGGGTGAACGTGCTCGGCGACGGGCAGGCCGAGGTGTACGTGCCCGCGCAGGACCCCAAGCCCAAGCACGCGGCCTGGCCCACCAACCTCGCCGAGGCCCTCAAGGAGCTCCAGGCCAGCGGCGACAGCGGCGAGGGCGAAGGCGGCTGA
- a CDS encoding DUF4150 domain-containing protein, with amino-acid sequence MSTVLPDVCKTPSPAGPVPIPYPNIAKSSDTSKGPKSVTIEGNMPAVKGAQYQTSTGDEAGTAGGGVMSSSTKGPAEFMMYSFDVKFEGKNVCRLGDPLFHNKKNTMG; translated from the coding sequence ATGAGCACCGTCCTGCCGGACGTCTGCAAGACGCCGTCACCGGCGGGGCCGGTTCCCATTCCCTATCCCAACATCGCGAAGTCCTCGGACACCTCCAAGGGGCCCAAGTCCGTCACCATCGAGGGGAACATGCCCGCGGTGAAGGGGGCGCAATACCAGACATCGACGGGTGACGAGGCCGGCACGGCCGGCGGCGGCGTCATGAGCAGCTCCACCAAGGGCCCGGCCGAGTTCATGATGTATTCGTTCGACGTGAAGTTCGAGGGGAAGAACGTGTGCCGGCTGGGGGACCCGCTCTTCCACAACAAGAAGAACACGATGGGCTAG
- a CDS encoding DUF6484 domain-containing protein has translation MSSPDGSSKKEGGQATSVTERVWESQTGWIVRAREQGQLIIDFEGNTAGPLEARTTVELSPEELRTAIAGRRPVELRFENGDPRLPVVVGIAPVISLNDLLQGLTRSHEDEEEASGEPASEEEGVRIIQARDELVIQCGKASITLRRNGKVIIKGTYVETHAEGVNRIKGGSVQVN, from the coding sequence ATGAGTTCCCCCGACGGTTCTTCGAAGAAAGAGGGCGGGCAGGCCACGTCCGTTACCGAGCGAGTCTGGGAAAGTCAGACGGGGTGGATTGTTCGGGCACGCGAGCAGGGACAGCTCATCATCGACTTCGAGGGCAATACGGCAGGTCCCCTCGAAGCCCGCACCACCGTGGAGCTGTCGCCCGAGGAATTGAGGACCGCCATCGCGGGCCGCCGGCCCGTGGAGCTGAGGTTCGAGAATGGCGACCCCCGGCTCCCCGTGGTGGTCGGCATCGCTCCAGTCATCTCACTGAACGACCTGCTCCAGGGCCTCACGCGCTCCCATGAGGATGAGGAGGAAGCTTCCGGGGAACCCGCTTCCGAGGAGGAGGGGGTACGGATCATCCAGGCACGTGACGAGCTCGTCATCCAGTGTGGCAAGGCCAGCATCACCCTGCGGCGCAACGGCAAGGTCATCATCAAGGGCACCTATGTGGAAACCCATGCCGAGGGCGTCAACCGCATCAAGGGTGGCTCGGTCCAGGTCAACTGA
- a CDS encoding beta-ketoacyl synthase N-terminal-like domain-containing protein codes for MTTQRVDILAVGMTTPVGLSALATAAAVRAGITRTRESTVHLSAWDGQRLGMVDERHLHPLAPALESAVGLSDRHRRMLRLSTLAFRELLATWKPSTPPPLMLALPEPPPQGMMDPVGPGFLSHLSQQTGVGFDAKSSRVFRQGRAGGLLALEAALALLASRQVDCVYVGGVDSYLDLGLLGRLDAEERLLSEGRAEGFIPGEGAAFLLLTTPKRTQSLGLEPLAHLLGTGTGKEKGHLYSGSPHLGEGLTDSIHTLFAAVPRELPKVETVYAGMTGERIWGREWGIAYLRNRDRLQEKYRIEHPAEYLGDPGAALGTLMVGLASLALHKDYRKGPCLVWCGSDREERGAALLHFA; via the coding sequence ATGACGACACAGCGAGTGGATATCCTGGCGGTGGGCATGACGACGCCGGTCGGGCTGAGCGCGCTGGCCACCGCTGCGGCCGTCCGTGCGGGCATCACCCGCACCCGGGAGTCCACCGTCCACCTCAGCGCCTGGGACGGGCAGCGCCTGGGGATGGTGGATGAGCGGCACCTGCATCCGCTCGCGCCCGCGCTCGAATCCGCGGTGGGACTCTCCGACCGCCACCGCCGGATGCTGCGGCTGTCCACGCTGGCCTTCCGGGAGCTGCTGGCGACCTGGAAGCCCTCCACCCCACCGCCGCTGATGCTGGCGCTGCCCGAGCCCCCGCCCCAGGGGATGATGGACCCGGTCGGCCCGGGCTTCCTCTCCCACCTCTCACAGCAGACCGGCGTCGGCTTCGACGCGAAGAGCAGCCGCGTCTTCCGCCAGGGGCGGGCGGGAGGGCTCCTGGCGCTGGAGGCCGCGCTCGCGCTGCTCGCCTCGCGGCAGGTCGACTGTGTCTATGTGGGAGGCGTGGACTCCTACCTGGACCTGGGCCTGCTCGGCCGGCTGGACGCGGAGGAGCGCCTGCTGTCGGAGGGGCGCGCGGAGGGCTTCATCCCCGGCGAGGGCGCCGCGTTCCTGCTCCTCACCACGCCGAAGCGCACCCAGTCCTTGGGGCTTGAGCCGCTGGCCCACCTGCTGGGAACGGGGACTGGGAAGGAAAAGGGCCACCTGTACAGCGGCTCGCCACACCTGGGCGAGGGGCTGACCGACAGCATCCACACCCTCTTCGCGGCGGTGCCCCGGGAGCTTCCAAAGGTGGAGACGGTCTACGCCGGCATGACGGGTGAGCGCATCTGGGGCAGGGAGTGGGGCATTGCCTACCTGCGCAACCGCGACCGGCTCCAGGAGAAGTACCGCATCGAGCATCCGGCGGAGTACCTCGGAGACCCGGGGGCGGCGCTCGGGACGCTGATGGTGGGGCTGGCGTCGCTGGCGCTCCACAAGGACTACCGCAAGGGCCCCTGTCTGGTGTGGTGCGGCTCGGACCGGGAGGAGCGGGGGGCCGCTCTGTTACACTTCGCCTGA
- a CDS encoding DUF1175 family protein — protein sequence MLALSLLLLLQAAAPETRDVPPRAAVLAAPAPETRDVLLRRQVARVALAQVHKQDSAWHPGQRDCAGLIRFAFRIAYKNVVPERLATPLWRNERGQPADFADAETLLQQSFTPLGRDDAARDAVRTGDVLAFRQEHDSGTVFHLMLVVRPEDRAHAPARVVYHPGEKGAAVRTGLLQNLATEAPLEWRPVPNNAGFLGFFRFKEWMP from the coding sequence ATGCTCGCCCTGTCCCTGCTCCTGCTGCTCCAGGCGGCCGCGCCCGAGACGCGCGACGTGCCGCCTCGAGCGGCCGTGCTCGCGGCGCCCGCGCCCGAGACGCGCGACGTGCTGCTGCGGCGGCAGGTGGCGCGCGTGGCGCTCGCGCAGGTACACAAGCAGGACAGTGCGTGGCATCCGGGCCAGCGCGACTGCGCGGGCCTCATCCGCTTCGCCTTCCGCATCGCGTACAAGAACGTCGTCCCGGAGCGGCTCGCAACGCCGCTGTGGCGCAATGAGCGCGGCCAGCCCGCCGACTTCGCGGATGCGGAAACCCTGTTGCAACAGAGCTTCACGCCGCTGGGCCGCGACGACGCCGCGCGAGACGCGGTGCGCACCGGCGACGTGCTCGCCTTCCGCCAGGAGCACGACTCCGGCACCGTCTTCCACCTGATGCTGGTGGTGCGCCCGGAGGACCGGGCCCACGCGCCCGCTCGCGTCGTCTACCACCCGGGGGAGAAGGGCGCCGCGGTGCGCACCGGCCTCCTCCAGAACCTGGCCACCGAGGCGCCGCTGGAGTGGCGCCCGGTGCCGAACAACGCCGGCTTCCTCGGCTTCTTCCGCTTCAAGGAGTGGATGCCATGA
- a CDS encoding AHH domain-containing protein: MTHLMEPALVKMPGASKDVHDKNCVFCKDAKAKGPKSFIGDDNNPDTLETRLTAQRVPRRTFKHRKHGAFSSEPHHLMPGKEALKGHDVEKWLATRASGSQVEADTGFDINSHFNGVWLPSVPVSYVGVSGWSWRDPDCQSMAIDLMMTTCLQFHKGNHTNKGGLDRASSEPDRCYITMVERRLDDVVEHVEAWVDKFCPIAKKAKKGKRPPPFFLNDLLYRYVSAHMMKEVSGAPKKWTVFISRVAFAASEEAKTKPKKRPKPASSSASKRRRR, from the coding sequence ATGACACACTTGATGGAGCCCGCGCTCGTCAAGATGCCCGGCGCCAGCAAGGACGTGCACGACAAGAACTGCGTCTTCTGCAAGGACGCGAAGGCCAAGGGCCCGAAGTCCTTCATCGGCGACGACAACAACCCGGACACGCTGGAAACGCGGTTGACCGCGCAGCGCGTGCCCCGCCGTACGTTCAAGCACCGCAAGCACGGCGCCTTCTCCTCCGAGCCCCACCACCTGATGCCCGGCAAGGAGGCGCTCAAGGGGCATGACGTCGAGAAGTGGCTGGCCACACGGGCCTCGGGCTCACAGGTGGAGGCGGACACCGGTTTCGACATCAACTCACACTTCAACGGCGTGTGGCTGCCCTCCGTTCCCGTGAGCTACGTCGGGGTATCGGGCTGGAGCTGGCGGGACCCGGACTGCCAGAGCATGGCCATCGACCTGATGATGACGACCTGTCTCCAGTTCCACAAAGGCAACCACACAAACAAGGGCGGCCTCGACAGGGCCAGTTCCGAGCCCGACCGGTGCTACATCACGATGGTGGAGAGACGGCTCGATGATGTCGTCGAGCATGTAGAGGCATGGGTGGACAAGTTCTGCCCCATCGCGAAGAAGGCCAAGAAGGGCAAGCGTCCCCCTCCCTTCTTCCTCAATGACCTCCTCTACCGGTACGTCTCCGCCCACATGATGAAGGAAGTCTCCGGCGCTCCGAAGAAGTGGACTGTCTTCATCTCACGTGTCGCGTTCGCGGCGAGCGAGGAGGCCAAGACGAAACCCAAGAAGCGACCGAAGCCGGCAAGCTCGTCGGCGAGCAAGCGTCGGAGAAGATGA
- a CDS encoding DUF2169 family type VI secretion system accessory protein: MLQVLRDMPFVPGLFLFPDEKGVETLYAVVKATFSLQGDTVRVAEEQSPILAADEHWGAPETSSLKYASEAHLLKPGTDVVLVGEAHAPGGKPVSSCGVSVSVGPLKKVLQVFGERVWTGGLLSPNPSRPEPFVKMPLVYERAFGGLHVVDAEQGRVLGEPRNPVGRGFRGKRTASEMVGQPLPNVEDPGALIGSISDTPVPMGTGFVAPGWEPRRSFAGTYDEAWQRRRAPFFPVDFKPEFFRAASAGLGTPSFLRGGEPVNLVNVSPRGVHRFALPRCGLDVRLTVAGKSSPLEMRLETVLLEPSESRFCMLWRGALACDKKVLQVEEAVFRLDSLEGVAD, translated from the coding sequence ATGCTCCAGGTCCTCAGAGACATGCCCTTTGTCCCAGGCCTCTTCCTTTTTCCCGACGAGAAGGGCGTGGAGACGTTGTACGCGGTGGTGAAGGCCACCTTCTCGCTGCAAGGGGACACGGTGCGCGTCGCGGAGGAGCAGAGCCCCATCCTGGCCGCCGACGAACACTGGGGCGCGCCGGAGACCTCCAGCCTCAAGTACGCCAGCGAGGCGCATCTGCTGAAGCCCGGCACCGACGTGGTGCTGGTGGGGGAGGCCCATGCGCCCGGGGGCAAGCCCGTGTCATCGTGCGGGGTGTCCGTCTCGGTGGGGCCACTGAAGAAGGTCCTCCAGGTCTTCGGTGAGCGGGTCTGGACGGGAGGGCTGCTGTCTCCCAACCCCTCCAGGCCCGAACCCTTCGTGAAGATGCCGCTCGTCTATGAGCGGGCCTTCGGTGGCCTCCACGTGGTGGACGCCGAGCAGGGGCGTGTCCTGGGTGAGCCCCGCAATCCGGTGGGCCGGGGCTTCCGTGGGAAGCGTACCGCCTCGGAGATGGTGGGCCAGCCACTGCCGAACGTGGAGGACCCGGGGGCACTCATCGGAAGCATCTCGGATACGCCTGTGCCCATGGGGACGGGCTTCGTCGCGCCCGGCTGGGAGCCCCGGCGGTCCTTCGCCGGCACGTACGATGAAGCGTGGCAGCGGCGGCGCGCGCCCTTCTTCCCCGTGGACTTCAAGCCGGAGTTCTTCCGGGCCGCCTCGGCGGGACTGGGGACGCCGTCCTTCCTGCGGGGTGGCGAGCCGGTGAACCTGGTGAATGTCTCACCTCGAGGTGTCCACCGCTTCGCCCTGCCTCGCTGCGGGCTGGACGTGCGGCTCACCGTCGCCGGGAAGAGCTCCCCTCTGGAGATGCGGCTGGAGACCGTGCTGCTGGAGCCCTCGGAGTCCCGCTTCTGCATGCTTTGGCGGGGGGCGCTGGCGTGTGACAAGAAGGTGCTTCAGGTGGAGGAGGCCGTCTTCCGGCTGGACTCCCTGGAAGGCGTCGCGGACTGA
- a CDS encoding TIGR02270 family protein: protein MPVIEEILEEHLDEASFHWLRWEKALLSAEHDLPDAAAQEERLMAHLDGLVVAGLEAEPLLVPAFESEEPGRIASAAFALMKGHPRGLEEVLARLKDGPPELRAALERALELGTSPGLDSRLIPLLDSDDAGLAASALRVLTSRSAVPVEPLERLLRHEVAEVRMAALAAAAAPALPILPEWLLPALASTHPGIRAAAVEAGMTRHLRPALATCRELVGTEADAAREAMLLLALGGAEADAARLVEKAEDAGTRASALWALGFTGQPCAAEAALRWMEDPAVAPLAAEAFSAITGLVVSGPHALPPREDALHDEEEDLDADLVPGPEAALPRPDAQAIREWWTQHASRFQRGTRYLEGRPLDAAALLAALEGSTMRRRHALARELAIRSRGAHRVPTRGPTWRQDAELARARAAGARLDMRPWNRLMG from the coding sequence ATGCCGGTCATCGAGGAAATCCTCGAGGAGCACCTGGACGAAGCCAGCTTCCACTGGCTGCGCTGGGAGAAGGCGCTGCTCTCCGCCGAGCATGACCTGCCGGACGCGGCCGCCCAGGAAGAGCGGCTGATGGCGCACCTGGACGGGCTCGTCGTCGCCGGACTGGAGGCTGAGCCGCTGCTGGTTCCGGCATTCGAATCGGAAGAGCCGGGGCGCATCGCCTCCGCGGCCTTCGCCTTGATGAAGGGACACCCACGGGGCTTGGAGGAGGTCCTCGCGCGCCTGAAAGACGGTCCCCCGGAGCTGCGCGCCGCCCTCGAACGCGCCCTGGAGCTGGGCACCTCGCCAGGACTCGACTCCCGACTGATTCCCCTGCTGGACTCGGACGACGCCGGGCTGGCCGCCTCCGCGCTGCGAGTGCTCACCTCGCGAAGCGCCGTGCCCGTGGAGCCGCTCGAACGGCTGCTCCGCCATGAGGTGGCGGAGGTGAGGATGGCCGCGCTCGCCGCTGCCGCGGCCCCCGCGCTGCCCATTCTTCCAGAGTGGCTGCTGCCGGCCCTCGCCTCCACGCACCCGGGGATTCGCGCCGCGGCGGTCGAGGCGGGAATGACGCGTCACCTGCGGCCCGCGCTGGCCACCTGCCGCGAGCTTGTCGGGACGGAAGCAGACGCAGCCCGCGAGGCGATGCTGCTGCTGGCGCTGGGTGGGGCGGAAGCGGATGCCGCCCGCCTGGTGGAGAAGGCCGAAGACGCCGGGACGCGCGCGAGTGCCCTGTGGGCCCTGGGCTTCACCGGGCAGCCGTGCGCGGCCGAGGCCGCACTTCGGTGGATGGAGGACCCGGCCGTCGCGCCCCTGGCGGCCGAGGCCTTCTCCGCCATCACGGGACTCGTGGTGAGCGGCCCCCACGCCCTGCCGCCGCGGGAGGACGCCCTTCACGACGAGGAGGAAGACCTCGACGCCGACCTGGTCCCTGGCCCCGAGGCCGCGCTGCCACGGCCCGACGCGCAAGCCATCCGGGAATGGTGGACGCAGCACGCCTCCCGCTTCCAGCGGGGGACCCGCTACCTGGAGGGGCGTCCTCTCGATGCGGCGGCACTGCTGGCAGCGCTGGAGGGCAGCACCATGCGGCGGCGGCACGCACTGGCCCGGGAGCTCGCCATCCGAAGCCGGGGGGCCCACCGGGTGCCCACCCGAGGCCCCACCTGGCGCCAGGACGCGGAGCTCGCGCGGGCCCGCGCCGCTGGCGCCAGACTCGACATGCGGCCGTGGAACCGGCTGATGGGATAG